CCTATCAtacatttttgttcttttcttctttatatctttcttcttttctccatgGTTAACGAGAGCCTCACATACAATGATTATCTCGCCAATCCTTCAAATCCTTTATTTCTTCATGCCAACGAATCACCATCACAAACATTAGTTTCACAACCCCTAAATGAACGAAATTATCATTCATGGGCAAGAGCTATGAAGCTCGCTCTTCTTTCTAAATACAAGCTCAAGCTTGTAGATGGAAGTATTCCTTCTCCGTCACCAACAGATTCGTACTATGGAGCGTGGGAGCGATGCAACAATATGGTTCTTGCTTGGATTCATAGATCCATTGATGATTCTATTCTACAATCCATTCTCTGGATTGATCAAGCATCAGAGGTTTGGCAAGATCTTAAGGATCGCTTTTCTCAAGCAAATATGTTTAGGGTTTTCGATCTCCAAGAAGAGATTTTTTGCCTCCAACAAGGCACCCTCACTGTTAGTCaatatttcaatcaattaaaaggTCTATgtgatgaatttgaaaattacaGACCTGTTCTCCATTGCAAGTGTTCGATACCCTGCACGTGT
The DNA window shown above is from Vigna radiata var. radiata cultivar VC1973A unplaced genomic scaffold, Vradiata_ver6 scaffold_187, whole genome shotgun sequence and carries:
- the LOC106778796 gene encoding uncharacterized protein LOC106778796, whose translation is MVNESLTYNDYLANPSNPLFLHANESPSQTLVSQPLNERNYHSWARAMKLALLSKYKLKLVDGSIPSPSPTDSYYGAWERCNNMVLAWIHRSIDDSILQSILWIDQASEVWQDLKDRFSQANMFRVFDLQEEIFCLQQGTLTVSQYFNQLKGLCDEFENYRPVLHCKCSIPCTCEAIQAYKKYRDQDCVIRFLKGLNEQFSHVKSQIMFLDPLPPINKVFSLIVQQERQMATIEMTELSSDAKTFAVNTDQYIGLGRGLVVNPNQYFGYGRVRENRGRGHTTTG